A single window of Vigna unguiculata cultivar IT97K-499-35 chromosome 1, ASM411807v1, whole genome shotgun sequence DNA harbors:
- the LOC114195188 gene encoding cullin-1-like, producing the protein MGRKIVEFDQGWNYMQKGIDKVKRILERLSEISFSAEEYMLLYTTIYNMCIQKPPYDFSQRLYKKYKEIFDEYIKTTVLPSLREKHDEFLLRELIERWLNHKVMVRWLSRFFDYLDRYFIARLSLPGLEEVGITCFRDSVYMDIRANATKVMIALIDKEREGEQIDRSLLKNVLGIFIEIDFGETSKYQQDFEVHLLEDTADYYKSKATKWIEIDSCPDYMLKVEDCLRRERDRVAHYLHCSTEPKLVEKVQHELLVTHANQLLEKENSGCHALLKDNKVDDLSRMYRLYHEIPKGLDPVANVFKQHITGEGTSLIQQTEEAARNQVLVRKFIELHDKYMAYVNDCFMNHALFHKALKEAFEIFCNKTVAGSSSAELLATFCDNILKKGGSEKLSDEGIEETLEKVIKLLAYISDKDLFAEFYRKKLARRLLFDKSVNDDHEKCILTKLKQQCGGQFTSKMEGMVVDLTLARDNQMKFEKYLQDNSHANPGIDLTVTVLTTGCWPSYKSFDLNLPSEMIRCLEVFKGFYETKTKHRKLNWIYSLGTCHVIGKFEVKNIEIVVPTYLAAALLLFNNADRLSYSEIMTQLNLAHEDIVRLLHSLSCAKYKLLIKEPDNKVISQHDVFKFNYNFTDKMRRIKIPLPPADERKKVIEDVDKDRRYAIDASVVRVMKSRKLLGYQQLVSECVEQLSRLFKPDIKAIKKRIEDLITRDYLERDEDNPNTFKYLA; encoded by the exons ATGGGGCGGAAGATCGTTGAATTTGACCAAGGTTGGAACTATATGCAGAAGGGAATTGACAAGGTGAAGAGAATCCTTGAAAGATTATCAGAAATTTCCTTCAGTGCCGAGGAATACATGCTTCTATACAC AACCATTTATAATATGTGCATTCAGAAGCCGCCGTATGACTTTTCGCAACGGCTCTACAAAAAATACAAGGAGATATTTGATGAATACATTAAAACCACG GTTTTGCCATCTCTAAGAGAGAAACACGACGAATTCCTGCTGAGGGAACTGATAGAAAGATGGTTAAATCATAAGGTCATGGTTCGGTGGCTCTCACGCTTTTTCGATTATCTTGATCGCTATTTCATTGCTCGACTCTCCCTGCCTGGACTCGAGGAAGTAGGGATCACTTGCTTCCGTGATTCG GTTTATATGGACATTCGAGCCAATGCTACGAAAGTTATGATTGCACTT ATTGACAAGGAACGCGAGGGTGAACAAATTGATAGATCATTATTGAAAAATGTTCTTGGTATATTTATTGAGATTGATTTCGGCGAAACAAGTAAATATCAACAGGATTTTGAGGTACATCTGCTTGAGGATACTGCTGATTACTACAAAAGTAAGGCTACAAAGTGGATTGAGATTGATTCCTGTCCAGATTATATGCTTAAG GTGGAGGATTGCTTGAGAAGAGAGAGGGATAGAGTGGCTCATTACTTGCACTGTAGCACCGAGCCGAAATTGGTAGAG AAAGTGCAACACGAGTTGCTAGTGACTCATGCAAATCAATTACTTGAGAAGGAGAACTCTGGCTGCCATGCTCTACTTAAAGATAACAAG GTGGATGATCTCTCTAGGATGTATAGACTTTACCATGAAATACCTAAAGGCTTAGATCCAGTTGCTAATGTATTTAAGCAG CATATTACAGGTGAGGGTACATCATTGATCCAACAAACTGAAGAAGCTGCTAGAAATCAG GTGCTAGTCAGAAAATTCATAGAGCTCCATGATAAATATATGGCATATGTTAATGACTGCTTTATGAATCACGCATTGTTCCACAAG GCATTAAAGGAAGCATTTGAGATATTCTGCAATAAAACTGTTGCGGGTAGTTCCAGTGCTGAACTGTTAGCTACATTCTGTGACAATATCCTTAAGAAAGGTGGAAGCGAAAAGCTAAGTGATGAAGGAATTGAAGAAACCCTTGAGAAG GTAATCAAGTTGCTCGCATATATCAGTGATAAGGACCTCTTTGCAGAATTTTACAG gaaGAAGCTTGCCCGAAGATTACTTTTTGACAAGAGTGTCAATGACGATCATGAAAAGTGTATTTTGACAAAGTTAAAGCAGCAGTGTGGCGGTCAGTTCACATCAAAGATGGAGGGGATG GTGGTAGATTTGACACTGGCTAGGGATAATCAGatgaaatttgagaaatatCTTCAAGATAACTCACATGCAAACCCTGGAATTGACCTGACAGTAACTGTTCTTACTACAGGATGTTGGCCTAGTTATAAGTCTTTTGATCTCAACCTTCCCTCAGAGATG atCAGGTGCTTGGAAGTTTTTAAGGGATTCTATGAAACAAAGACAAAGCACAGAAAACTTAATTGGATTTATTCATTGGGAACATGTCATGTAATTGGCAAGTTTGAAGTGAAAAACATTGAAATAGTTGTGCCAACCTATCTA GCTGCTGCCCTACTTCTATTTAACAACGCTGATAGGCTGAGCTATTCAGAGATTATGACTCAATTGAACTTGGCCCATGAAGATATTGTTAGATTGCTTCATTCCCTGTCATGTGCAAAATATAAGTTACTTATCAAGGAGCCAGACAATAAAGTTATATCTCAACATGACGTCTTTAAGTTCAACTACAATTTTACGGATAAAATGAGAAGGATCAAG ATCCCTCTACCACCAGCCGATGAAAGGAAAAAGGTAATTGAAGATGTTGACAAAGATAGGCGATATGCCATCGATGCATCAGTTGTGCGTGTTATGAAGAGTAGGAAACTTTTGGGCTATCAACAACTAGTTTCGGAGTGTGTCGAGCAGTTGAGCCGCCTGTTCAAG CCTGATATTAAAGCAATCAAGAAGAGGATCGAAGATCTCATCACTCGGGACTACTTGGAAAGGGACGAAGATAATCCAAACACCTTCAAGTATCTGGCGTGA
- the LOC114183619 gene encoding homeobox protein LUMINIDEPENDENS has translation MDAWNEDFAEQEIGSSAESFQKFLLSQKDLFHSQIDQFQEIVVTQCKLTGVNPLSQEMAAGALSIKIGKRPRDLLNPKAVNYMQSIFSIKDSISKKELREISALFGVTATQVRDFFTGQRSRVRRLVQLSKERALGSNSSEDPQDDKIIPDPVRLINPASVNSTVPSNAEEASCSTQDAALSDLDDSDKHFVDNIFSLMQQEETFSGQEKLMEWILTIQNFSVLLWFLSRGGGITLATWLSKATVEEQTSVLVLILKVLCHLPLHKAIPMHISAILQSVNKLRFYRTSDISNRARILLSKWSKLLARNQVIKKPNGVRPSSDGHKDLISQRIGQFVGSESWHSNIDVPEDFLSLSSECLDNFRKVGSPQAAKLLPSSFDDSNKKSTLGVSSSQSRERRKVQLVEQPGQKSVSRSSQVTRAGSVSQGRPMSADDIQKAKMRALFMQSKYGKSGSKESKETKIDSLNKQPQTIPASIAACSSKVPTPPKIDENKKPLLLASKTSNRLEAYSKPKMDVKEPLWEKCMRIQIPWKTPAEVELKDSWSVGGGENSKEVDAQRNRDRREKETIYKTIQEIPPNPKEPWDLEMDYDDTLTLEIPIEQLPDGDGADITGSPNQVAAHTVEGVASTSTSVAPAEPDLELLAVLLKNPELVFALTSGQAGSIPSEEIVKLLDMIKRGGVNLGLSENTNGSYGTTVKAQEKVEVSLPSPTPLSDPRTNGWSSEASKNPFSRRSVASDRIIQNHAAVTTTNLLTQIPMTSTTTLRQQPAVVASSSRHLSSTTVSPYSLHQTTNVNPEKQQPLGHVQVSSSNVGLTMKKNLITNAPSVNYSGTHSTVAMRGNGTNYVKPVHSLSVQHEGVSNSFPQSSFKLPSPTPSNSASQLQRHQQHVVQEAHYTEPPYCNPSRSYPPQTEKSDHGSERVWRTRQDVAFSSQRNPNNYSTMVGGSRQSGLWDRNNQGGEDFESWSPENSPTRNPRHIPGRNYQESRVNHGRNHRPEWSRQRGSSEHWDPGRQENRKWHDQRR, from the exons ATGGATGCGTGGAACGAAGATTTTGCGGAGCAGGAGATTGGGAGCTCCGCAGAATCGTTCCAAAAGTTTTTGCTTTCGCAGAAAGATCTCTTCCACAGCCAGATCGATCAGTTTCAGGAAATCGTCGTTACGCAATGCAAACTCACCGGTGTCAACCCTCTCTCTCAAGAAATG GCAGCTGGTGCTTTGTCAATAAAAATTG GAAAAAGACCTAGGGATTTATTGAATCCAAAGGCTGTAAATTACATGCAATCAATTTTTTCGATTAAAGATTCTATTAGCAAAAAAGAGTTGCGCGAGATCAGTGCTTTATTTGGTGTCACAGCGACACAG GTGCGTGACTTTTTCACTGGGCAGCGGTCAAGAGTGAGGAGACTAGTGCAGCTTTCAAAAGAGAGGGCACTAGGTTCCAATTCTTCTGAAGATCCTCAGGATGATAAAATAATTCCTGATCCTGTGAGACTAATTAATCCAGCTTCCGTAAACTCTACTGTCCCATCCAATGCTGAAGAAGCATCTTGTTCAACACAGGATGCTGCCTTGTCTGACCTAGATGATTCAGATAAacattttgttgataatatttttagtttaatgcAACAAGAAGAGACATTTTCCGGGCAAGAGAAATTGATGGAGTGGATATTGACGATACAGAATTTTTCAGTATTGTTGTG GTTTTTGAGCCGAGGGGGTGGAATAACTTTAGCTACTTGGTTGAGTAAGGCAACTGTTGAGGAGCAAACTAGTGTCCTTGTTCTTATCTTGAAG GTTCTTTGTCATTTGCCTTTACATAAAGCCATTCCCATGCACATATCAGCTATATTGCAGAGTGTAAATAAACTTCGGTTCTACAGGACATCAG ACATATCAAACAGGGCAAGGATTTTGTTATCAAAGTGGAGCAAATTATTAGCGAGGAACCAAGTAATAAAGAAGCCCAATGGTGTTAGGCCTTCTAGTGATGGACATAAAGATTTGATTTCTCAGAG GATTGGTCAATTTGTGGGCTCTGAATCATGGCATTCCAATATTGATGTTCCT GAAGACTTTCTTTCACTTTCAAGCGAATGTCTGGACAACTTCAG GAAAGTGGGATCTCCACAAGCTGCGAAATTGTTGCCTTCTAGCTTCGATGATTCTAATAAAAAGTCCACACTTGGTGTATCTTCATCTC AATCTAGAGAGCGCCGAAAAGTGCAATTGGTGGAACAGCCAGGCCAAAAGTCGGTTAGCAGAAGTTCACAGGTGACAAGAGCAGGGTCTGTAAGTCAAGGTCGGCCCATGTCTGCTGATGATATCCAGAAAGCAAAAATGCGTGCTTTATTTATGCAGAGTAAGTATGGGAAATCCGGTTcaaaagaaagtaaagaaacAAAGATTGATAGTCTGAATAAACAACCTCAGACAATTCCTGCCAGTATTGCAGCTTGCTCTTCTAAAGTTCCTACTCCTCCCAAAATTGATGAAAACAAGAAACCTttgttacttgcctctaaaacCAGCAATAGGCTAGAAGCTTATTCAAAACCGAAAATGGATGTGAAGGAACCTCTCTGGGAGAAGTGCATGAGGATTCAGATACCATGGAAAACACCAGCAG aAGTGGAACTTAAAGATAGCTGGAGCGTTGGTGGCGGAGAAAATAGCAAAGAGGTTGATGCTCAGAGAAACAGAGACCGCAGGGAAAAGGAAACTATATATAAAACTATCCAAGAAATCCCACCTAACCCCAAGGAGCCTTGGGACCTTGAAATGGACTATGATGACACTTTGACGTTGGAAATTCCTATTGAACAGTTACCAGATGGTGACGGTGCAGACATAACAGGTTCCCCCAATCAGGTTGCAGCTCATACTGTTGAAGGGGTGGCCTCCACTTCGACAAGTGTGGCTCCTGCTGAGCCTGATTTAGAATTGCTTGCCGTACTGCTGAAAAATCCAGAGTTGGTATTTGCCTTAACTTCAGGACAAGCGGGTAGCATACCGAGTGAAGAAATAGTGAAGCTGCTTGACATGATCAAGAGAGGAGGTGTGAACTTGGGTTTAAGTGAAAATACAAATGGGAGCTATGGCACGACTGTAAAAGCCCAGGAGAAGGTGGAAGTTTCGCTCCCATCTCCAACCCCTTTAAGCGATCCAAGAACG aATGGATGGAGCTCAGAAGCATCAAAAAACCCCTTTTCACGGCGAAGTGTAGCATCCGATAGAATTATCCAGAACCATGCTGCAGTGACAACTACCAACTTACTAACTCAGATTCCCATGACTAGCACTACTACACTAAGGCAACAGCCAGCAGTAGTGGCTTCATCTTCGAGGCATCTCTCAAGCACAACAGTTTCTCCATATTCACTGCATCAGACAACTAATGTTAATCCTGAAAAGCAACAACCACTGGGGCATGTACAAGTATCATCCTCAAATGTAGGTTTAACCATGAAGAAGAACTTAATTACCAATGCACCTTCAGTTAACTATTCTGGCACTCATTCAACTGTAGCAATGCGGGGTAATGGCACCAATTATGTAAAACCCGTACATAGTTTGAGTGTACAACATGAGGGTGTGTCTAATTCCTTCCCACAGTCATCCTTCAAGTTACCCTCACCAACGCCATCAAATTCAGCCTCACAGCTGCAAAGACATCAACAACATGTGGTCCAGGAAGCCCATTACACCGAACCTCCTTATTGTAACCCTAGCCGTTCCTACCCACCACAAACCGAAAAATCAGACCATGGGTCTGAAAGAGTGTGGAGAACTAGGCAAGATGTTGCATTCAGTTCTCAAAGAAATCCTAACAACTATAGTACAATGGTTGGGGGATCCAGGCAATCTGGTTTGTGGGATAGAAATAATCAAGGAGGGGAAGATTTTGAATCATGGAGTCCTGAAAATAGTCCAACTAGAAATCCTAGACATATACCAGGTAGAAACTACCAAGAGTCAAGAGTGAATCATGGAAGAAATCATAGACCTGAATGGTCAAGACAGAGGGGTTCTTCTGAACACTGGGACCCTGGCAGGCAGGAAAATAGAAAGTGGCATGATCAGAGGCGATAA
- the LOC114183138 gene encoding zinc finger protein GAI-ASSOCIATED FACTOR 1-like translates to MSNVSGDEGSFSSGNNGEEVLQETQHQQPQNQLHDSTSGPSAACNTNASTNQQTKKKRNLPGTPDPSAEVVALSPTTLMATNRFVCEICNKGFQRDQNLQLHRRGHNLPWKLRQRTSTEVKKRVYVCPEPSCVHHNPARALGDLTGIKKHYSRKHGEKKWKCDKCSKRYAVQSDWKAHQKTCGTREYKCDCGTIFSRRDSFITHRAFCDALTEENNRVNQGLTSGMPPNLQSQIPDLMSTMPLNTSPNTVYDPKNPLKSLPQELVPIPFKSMSMGGGMFSTNAGALFGGPKSMSPSSSSLQLGSNTSSSFNYLQDNKNGALIAASAQMSATALLQKAAQMGATASNTINSPIMQKGFVSSTSAPDHVSSTRPPYSGAMLQHNNSYDHFSPQPDLSNMAGVSGGGAFINQLFHKGQEISQVFDSNTAGSAMNEVGMFSQMPLGSDHNHNTGLMKNVEQEVSNCSGLIHGRDVVEGNPMQPSRFGGSDMTTVHDFLGIGGSTSRVMNHFHHHFPHQDSAMEEPMWDV, encoded by the exons ATGTCAAATGTTTCAGGTGATGAAGGAAGCTTCTCCTCAGGAAACAATGGGGAAGAAGTTCTTCAAGAAACCCAACACCAGCAGCCACAAAACCAGCTCCATGACTCTACTTCAGGACCTTCTGCTGCTTGCAATACCAATGCTTCAACCAATCAACAAACCAAGAAGAAAAGAAACCTCCCAGGAACCCCAG ACCCCAGTGCTGAAGTTGTTGCTTTATCACCAACCACATTGATGGCAACAAATAGATTCGTGTGTGAGATCTGCAACAAAGGGTTTCAGAGGGACCAAAACCTTCAGCTGCACCGCAGAGGTCACAATCTTCCGTGGAAACTGAGGCAACGAACAAGCACCGAGGTGAAGAAACGTGTGTATGTTTGCCCTGAGCCATCATGCGTGCACCATAACCCAGCTCGTGCATTAGGAGACCTCACTGGCATCAAAAAGCACTATAGCCGCAAACATGGCGAGAAGAAATGGAAATGTGACAAGTGCTCTAAGAGATATGCAGTGCAATCTGATTGGAAGGCCCACCAGAAAACTTGTGGCACCAGGGAATACAAATGTGATTGTGGAACCATATTTTCCAG GAGAGATAGTTTTAtcactcacagagctttctgtGATGCATTAACTGAGGAAAACAACAGAGTGAACCAGGGTCTGACAAGTGGCATGCCACCAAACCTGCAGAGTCAAATACCGGATCTTATGTCTACCATGCCTCTGAACACTAGTCCCAACACAGTATATGACCCTAAGAACCCACTGAAATCACTCCCCCAAGAACTTGTCCCAATACCATTCAAGTCTATGAGCATGGGAGGGGGCATGTTCTCTACCAATGCAGGTGCACTTTTTGGTGGCCCAAAAAGCATGTCTCCCTCTTCTTCCAGCCTCCAACTGGGTTCCAACACCTCATCAAGCTTCAATTACTTGCAAGACAACAAAAACGGAGCACTAATTGCTGCCTCAGCTCAGATGTCTGCAACAGCTTTGTTACAGAAAGCAGCCCAAATGGGTGCCACTGCAAGCAATACCATCAACTCCCCCATCATGCAAAAAGGCTTTGTTAGTAGCACTTCTGCTCCTGATCATGTTTCTTCCACTAGGCCACCGTATTCCGGTGCCATGCTGCAGCACAACAACTCCTACGACCATTTCTCTCCACAGCCTGATCTGTCCAACATGGCTGGGGTGAGTGGTGGAGGAGCATTCATCAACCAGTTGTTTCATAAAGGACAAGAAATTTCACAAGTTTTTGACTCCAACACTGCCGGGTCTGCTATGAACGAGGTGGGAATGTTCAGCCAAATGCCCCTGGGGAGTGATCACAACCACAACACTGGATTGATGAAGAATGTTGAACAAGAGGTTAGTAATTGTTCTGGTTTGATCCATGGAAGAGATGTGGTTGAAGGTAACCCGATGCAGCCATCAAGGTTTGGAGGCAGTGACATGACAACTGTTCATGACTTTTTGGGCATTGGTGGTTCAACTTCTAGAGTcatgaaccattttcatcaccaTTTTCCACACCAGGATTCAGCTATGGAGGAACCCATGTGGGATGTTTGA